A stretch of DNA from Mesorhizobium onobrychidis:
TCCTTCGCGTCGATGAGCTGTGCATTGATGCGCACGCGCTGGCCAGCCTTTCGAACGCTGCCTTCGAGAATGTAGGCGACGTTGAAGCGCCTACCCACCTCCTGCACGTCGGCGTGCTTGCCCTTGTAGGTGAACACCGAGTTGCGCGCGATGACGGATAGCGCCGAGACCTTCGACAGATCGGTGATGATGTCCTCGGTGATGCCGTCGACAAAGTATTCCTGTTCAGGATCGCCGCTCATGTTGGCGAACGGAAGCACCGCGATCGAGAGCTTCGCCTTTGCGAAGGTCGCGGAACTCGAGGAGAGTGTGGCGATCCGCCTGCTGGTCGGTAGATCGAGCATTACGTCGAAGACACGAACCGGGGGATCGATGTTCTTCAGGGTCTGCTCGCCCCTATCCTCGAATGCGAGGTCGAGCTTGTTGCCGATGTGGTCACGGACAGTGCCCGAGACAGCAACGCCACCCGGCTTGGCAATGCCCTCGATACGCGCCGCAACGTTCACGCCGTCGCCGTAGATGTCGTTTTCCTCGACGATAATGTCACCGAGATTGACGCCGATGCGGAACTCGATCCGCTGGTCCTGTGGCACGTCGACGTTGCGCTCGCGCATCTTACGCTGGATGTCTGTCGCGCACGCGACCGCGTTCACCACGCTCGGGAATTCCACCAGGATGCCGTCGCCGGTCAGCTTGACGATGCGCCCTCGGTGCTCGGCAATCTTCGCTTCGACAAGCTCTTCCCGATGAGCCTTCAACGCCGTAAGTGTGCCGGCCTCATTGGCGCCCATGAGGCGGCTGTAGCCGACCACGTCCGCAGCGAGGATAGCAGCCAAACGGCGTTCCATGCTTCTCCGCCTTGAGGCTCAAACAGCACGCACCTTACCACGCGGCGGCCGCTTGTGGAGCAGCGACCTAGGGGAACGCACTCCATTTAGCTTGCGATCACGAACGTCCGAGTTGGGTCCACCAGCACTGGTTGCCGCGAATGTCGGCTATTGGGTAGCAAAATGGGTTGATGAAGGTCGATTTGGGGTCAAAGCGGTGAGTTCCACTGGAGGTCCCTATCTGGGAGAAAATTTGGGCCTGGAATGTCCGACTAGGGTCATGGGCGTGAATTCGGCAGGGTCGAACGAACTTCCGCAACGGGTCGAAAAGCGGTCGCAGGGAGCCTAACATGAAGGTCTGCGGCCCCGGTTCCAAAAAACCTCAGAACTTGTGTCGGATTGGTCAAGACCGGTTCGTCCTTGGGCATGGAACGACCCTCCAATCACAAGGATAAATGATATGCCCAGTACCGTACGCCTGCACCGCGTCCTGGCAACCAGCCCAGAAAAAGTCTACCGCGCTTTCCTTGAGGCGGACGCGCTCGCGAAATGGCTACCGCCCAACGGCTTTACCTGCACGGTTTATCATCAGGAACCCAAAGTCGGCGGCACATTCAAAATGTCGTTCCGCAACTTCACAACGGACAAAAGCCACGCGTTTGGCGGCGAATATGTCGAGCTCGTTCCGGGCGAACGCCTGCGCTATACGGACACGTTCGACGATCCTAACTTGCCCGGCGAGATGCAGGTGACGGTGATATTGAAGAAAGTATCAGTCGGCACGGAGCTGGATATCACGCAGGCAGGTGTTCCGGACGTCATTCCAGCTGAGGCTTGTTATCTCGGTTGGCAGGAGTCGCTGCGAAACCTGGCAAGGCTCGTCGAACCGGAGATCAATCAATAGAGCATCATCCCGAGGACGCGGGGACGGCATGAAAAAGGCGGGAAATTTTCCCGCCTTTTTCGGTCCCTATCGCCTGATCAATGCAGGCGGCCGCTGGCGTGTGCAAGCATCGTATAGACCTTGCCGGTGTCCGACGTAAGGTAGGTCTGCGCCATCATGTTGTCGCGGTCGTTGCGCGACACGTCCTTGAGCAGTTTTTCGAAATCGTCGCAGTAACGGTCGACGGCGGCGCGGAACTCCGCCTCCATCTGATATTTGCGACGGATCTCGTCGAAAGTCTGCTGACCCTTCAACGTGTAGAGACGCCGCGTGAACACGTCACGCTCGCCGCGCCGGTAGCGGTCCCACAGCTCGATCGAGGCCTCGTGATCGATGGCGCGGGCGATGTCGACGGAAAGCGAGTTGAGCGACTCCACGACATGAAGCGGCGAGCGCTGGGCAGGGGCCGAGCGTGGCGCTTCCGAAGGTACCGCGGGCTTGGCGCCCTCTTCGCGCGATGCCCCGGTCAAGAGATCGCGCACCCAGCCGCCCTGCGGCGTACGGCCATTGGGGTCGCGCTGACGCGGCGCCGTCTCAGCCGGGCGTTCCAGGTCGAGCGTGCCGCGCAGTGCGGTGTCACCCGATGGCGTCTGCGGGCCAAGAGGCTCCGGTTGCGGGCCCGGAGGACGGCCCTGCGGCTCAGCGGCGCGCGCGGCAGGCGCTTGCGGCGCAGGACGCAGGTTGCGCGGCTCCGAGGAGTCGGTGTTGCGGCCCGATTTCGCAACGATATCCGAAAGTTCCTTCAGCGCGTTGATCTGCTCGGAAACGGCGCGGCGGATGGCCGTGGTCGATTCCTTTGCCTCTTCCGGCATCTCGATGACGCCCTTCTTGAGCTCGGCGCGGGTGAGGTCGAGCTCGCTCTTGATCGAGCCGGCGGT
This window harbors:
- a CDS encoding SRPBCC family protein; protein product: MPSTVRLHRVLATSPEKVYRAFLEADALAKWLPPNGFTCTVYHQEPKVGGTFKMSFRNFTTDKSHAFGGEYVELVPGERLRYTDTFDDPNLPGEMQVTVILKKVSVGTELDITQAGVPDVIPAEACYLGWQESLRNLARLVEPEINQ